The region TGGGCGACGACCGTCTCGCTCTCTTCCGCGCCGTCAGGCATTCTCAGGACGACGCAGGTGTGGAGCTCATGCTCGCGTCCCGCGAGCCAGGCGAGTTGCTCGCACGCGCGCTCGGGGGTTCCCGGCTTCTCCAGCGTTCGCCCGTCGCAACATGCGACCTGATCGCTGGCGAGGATCGCCGCGCCGGGGCGCCGCAGCGCGCCGGCGCGAGCCTTCCCGCGGGCGTTCACCAGAACCGTCTCCCCGGGGGTCGCGAGACGGACTTCGCTCCAGTCGGGCGCGAGCAGGTCGAATGGGACGCGTAGCCGCTCGAGGAGCGCCCGGCGGTAGCGTGATGTCGAGGCCAGAACGAG is a window of Candidatus Eisenbacteria bacterium DNA encoding:
- a CDS encoding Maf-like protein, whose amino-acid sequence is MRDQPPLVLASTSRYRRALLERLRVPFDLLAPDWSEVRLATPGETVLVNARGKARAGALRRPGAAILASDQVACCDGRTLEKPGTPERACEQLAWLAGREHELHTCVVLRMPDGAEESETVVAHLRMRPLSPDQIVSYVRLESPLDCAGSYMSEALGIVLFEYLKCDDPTAIIGLPLIAVRRLLERAGWDLLRVPGI